The Novosphingobium kaempferiae genome includes a window with the following:
- a CDS encoding FecR family protein — translation MSADLPTLEALEKLGPTKAAAFWLERLDRVEDDEDSPLFHRWLTASEENRAAWDDALDVWDSFDEADMDGELEAMRREALSFRPRGLSAPWFRYAAASLAVIASTALLWHMGTFDGREPVPYVARAERADLYSFGLPDYTTAVGQRRTIGLSDGSRVTLDTDTAIDIAYLPDKRLIRLVRGQAFFAVRHDATRPFRVAAGERIVSVLGTSFNVRVSPEETRVVLVEGAVAVSKGSDPAQPDAVFEHLSPGQELIAHLGDDDHIHNADLGSGLGWREGFLQFDGDPLGKVVAELNRYTPQKLLVRDPWVADLRISGAFPTGDTDRFIQTLGAIYPVRVIPAAGGELEIIRKR, via the coding sequence ATGAGCGCCGACCTTCCCACGCTCGAAGCCCTGGAAAAGCTCGGCCCGACCAAGGCGGCGGCGTTCTGGCTGGAGAGGCTGGACCGCGTCGAAGACGATGAAGACAGCCCCCTCTTTCACCGATGGCTGACCGCAAGCGAGGAAAACCGCGCGGCCTGGGATGACGCGCTCGATGTCTGGGACAGCTTCGATGAGGCCGATATGGACGGGGAACTGGAAGCGATGCGCCGGGAGGCGCTCTCGTTCCGCCCCCGCGGATTATCCGCACCGTGGTTCAGGTACGCCGCCGCATCCTTGGCCGTGATCGCCTCGACCGCATTGCTGTGGCACATGGGCACCTTCGACGGTCGCGAGCCGGTGCCCTACGTCGCGCGGGCCGAACGCGCGGACCTCTACAGTTTCGGGCTGCCGGACTACACCACGGCTGTCGGACAGCGCAGGACCATCGGCCTCAGCGACGGCAGCCGGGTGACGCTGGATACGGATACCGCCATCGACATCGCCTATCTGCCGGACAAGCGGCTGATACGCCTTGTGCGAGGACAGGCGTTCTTCGCTGTCAGGCACGACGCCACCCGCCCCTTCCGGGTCGCAGCGGGAGAACGGATCGTTTCCGTGCTCGGCACCAGCTTCAATGTGCGCGTGTCGCCGGAGGAGACGAGAGTCGTTCTCGTCGAGGGTGCGGTTGCGGTCAGCAAAGGCAGCGACCCCGCCCAGCCCGATGCCGTGTTCGAGCATCTGTCTCCGGGGCAGGAACTGATCGCGCACCTCGGAGATGATGACCACATTCACAATGCCGATCTTGGTTCCGGCCTCGGCTGGCGGGAGGGTTTCCTCCAGTTCGACGGCGATCCGCTTGGCAAGGTCGTGGCCGAATTGAACCGCTACACTCCGCAAAAGCTGCTGGTAAGGGATCCATGGGTGGCCGACCTGCGGATCAGCGGTGCATTTCCGACCGGAGACACGGACCGCTTCATCCAGACGCTGGGCGCCATCTATCCGGTCCGCGTGATCCCGGCGGCAGGCGGTGAACTGGAGATCATACGCAAGCGCTGA
- a CDS encoding LLM class oxidoreductase, whose product MRELSALAQLVRPGGMTIGLELPLDNEWSPEGEERRLADGRPRGVPDLTRHAAFARKADRLGFAALWLRDVPVFDSVRMGDAGSVFDVFSYLGFLAGITQDIVLGTAAVILPIRHPLMTAKAAATVDVLSGGRLVLGVASGDRPIEYPLFGVDFDQRGAIFREAVQYIRGAWEPGGLPLGDGDREPTLDILPRPFQPRIPMIVAGRAQQEERWIASHMDGRIVYPGPLERLAREAADWQREGPPGGAFLTPFHLDLAEDPDEEARPIRFGARLGRNALIEHLAALARAGVHHVAINVRQSRRGVSEVLDELAQYVLPIFESERSAA is encoded by the coding sequence ATGCGGGAACTCTCGGCACTGGCGCAACTCGTGCGTCCCGGCGGCATGACCATCGGGCTGGAGCTTCCGCTCGACAACGAATGGTCCCCGGAAGGCGAAGAACGCCGCCTTGCCGACGGCCGCCCGCGCGGTGTACCGGACCTCACGCGCCACGCCGCCTTCGCCCGCAAGGCCGACCGCCTCGGCTTCGCCGCACTTTGGCTGCGCGACGTTCCGGTCTTCGACAGCGTGCGCATGGGCGATGCCGGGTCGGTATTCGACGTGTTCAGCTACCTCGGGTTTCTTGCCGGGATCACGCAGGACATCGTGCTCGGCACCGCAGCGGTCATCCTGCCGATCCGCCACCCGCTGATGACCGCCAAGGCCGCCGCAACGGTGGACGTGCTGTCCGGCGGTCGCCTCGTGCTCGGCGTGGCCTCGGGAGACAGGCCCATCGAGTATCCGCTGTTCGGCGTCGATTTCGACCAGCGCGGAGCCATCTTCCGCGAGGCCGTTCAATACATACGCGGCGCATGGGAACCGGGTGGCTTGCCTCTCGGTGACGGGGATCGCGAGCCCACGCTGGACATCCTGCCCCGCCCGTTCCAGCCCCGCATCCCGATGATCGTGGCGGGCCGCGCGCAGCAGGAGGAGCGCTGGATCGCCAGCCACATGGACGGCCGCATCGTCTACCCCGGACCTCTCGAACGACTGGCCCGGGAAGCCGCCGACTGGCAGCGCGAGGGCCCGCCCGGCGGCGCGTTCCTGACGCCGTTCCACCTCGATCTTGCCGAAGATCCTGACGAGGAAGCGAGGCCCATCCGGTTCGGTGCCCGGCTGGGTCGCAATGCACTGATCGAACACCTCGCGGCGCTTGCGCGGGCAGGCGTTCATCATGTCGCGATCAACGTTCGACAGTCGCGACGCGGGGTTTCGGAGGTGCTGGACGAACTTGCACAGTATGTCCTCCCTATATTCGAAAGCGAACGTTCAGCCGCGTGA
- a CDS encoding aldo/keto reductase has protein sequence MGIRDALLAGPIGFGAAPLGNMFRNIPEEEAQATVDAAWDAGTRYFDTAPFYGAGLSEIRLGQALSKRPRSEYILSTKVGRIILDELEDVSERDLGEKGDIFKYGRANKIEIDYSANGAKRSIEDSIKRMGVDYIDFVWIHDTAQDFYGDSWLIHLETARTGAFRALGELRDQGVIKGWGLGVNRTEPVEIMLELSEPTPDSTLLAGRYSLLDHEHALQRLMPLAAEKKLDIVVGGPYSSGVLAGGSHFEYGPIPPAIAAKVEKFKALAGKYDVSLKAAALHFALANPAVASVIPGASHPENVIEDHAAYKMTIPDDFWTEVRKEGLVAAAAPLPIDK, from the coding sequence ATGGGTATCAGAGACGCTTTGCTCGCCGGGCCGATCGGCTTCGGCGCGGCCCCGCTCGGCAACATGTTCCGCAACATTCCCGAGGAGGAAGCGCAGGCGACCGTCGATGCCGCGTGGGATGCCGGGACGCGCTACTTCGACACCGCCCCGTTCTACGGCGCGGGACTTTCCGAAATCCGGCTGGGACAGGCGCTCTCGAAGCGGCCTCGCAGCGAATACATCCTCAGCACCAAGGTCGGCCGCATCATCCTCGACGAGCTTGAGGACGTTTCCGAGCGCGACCTCGGCGAAAAGGGCGACATCTTCAAGTACGGTCGCGCCAACAAGATCGAGATCGACTACTCTGCCAATGGTGCAAAGCGTTCGATCGAGGACAGCATCAAGCGCATGGGAGTCGACTACATCGACTTCGTGTGGATCCACGACACCGCGCAGGATTTCTACGGCGATTCCTGGCTGATCCACCTCGAAACGGCGCGCACCGGCGCGTTCCGGGCGCTCGGCGAACTGCGCGATCAGGGCGTCATCAAAGGCTGGGGCCTCGGCGTGAACCGCACCGAGCCGGTCGAGATCATGCTGGAACTCTCCGAGCCCACGCCGGACAGCACGCTGCTTGCGGGCCGCTATTCGCTGCTCGACCACGAGCACGCCCTCCAGCGCCTGATGCCGTTGGCGGCCGAGAAGAAGCTCGATATCGTGGTAGGCGGGCCATACAGCTCGGGCGTTCTCGCAGGTGGTTCGCACTTCGAGTACGGCCCGATCCCGCCCGCGATCGCGGCCAAGGTGGAGAAGTTCAAGGCGCTGGCCGGCAAGTACGACGTGTCGCTGAAGGCCGCCGCGCTGCACTTCGCCCTTGCCAATCCGGCGGTCGCGTCGGTCATTCCCGGCGCCAGCCATCCCGAGAACGTCATCGAGGATCATGCTGCCTACAAGATGACGATCCCGGATGATTTCTGGACCGAGGTGCGCAAGGAAGGCCTCGTCGCCGCTGCCGCCCCTCTCCCGATCGACAAGTGA
- a CDS encoding RNA polymerase sigma factor has product MADPGADSGQADALEHQFRRARASLVAWFRRRVGDPCEAEDLAQECFVRIANREDREAVAHFEGYLYRTARSVLFDRRRRRSVRHVDAHVSLLPEHDAPDDSDALRTLLAREKLERATTVLSTMPERTRSIFILCRMEGMRYAEIAKRFGISVSAVQKHMLRAIDTLTQAQEDDA; this is encoded by the coding sequence ATGGCCGATCCAGGCGCAGATTCGGGACAGGCGGATGCTCTCGAGCATCAGTTCCGTCGTGCCCGCGCTTCGCTGGTCGCCTGGTTTCGCCGCCGTGTCGGCGATCCGTGCGAGGCGGAAGACCTCGCGCAGGAATGCTTCGTCCGCATCGCCAACCGCGAGGATCGGGAAGCGGTCGCCCATTTCGAGGGCTACCTCTACCGAACGGCACGGAGCGTGCTTTTCGACCGCCGTCGCCGACGCAGCGTGCGCCATGTGGATGCTCACGTCAGCCTGCTTCCCGAACACGATGCCCCCGACGACAGCGACGCCCTGCGCACCCTGCTCGCCCGGGAAAAGCTCGAAAGGGCAACCACCGTGCTGAGCACCATGCCCGAGCGGACCCGCTCCATATTCATCCTCTGCCGCATGGAAGGTATGCGCTACGCCGAGATTGCGAAGCGCTTCGGCATCTCGGTGAGCGCCGTCCAGAAGCACATGCTCCGCGCCATCGACACGCTGACTCAGGCGCAGGAGGACGATGCATGA
- a CDS encoding ATP-binding protein produces MHLNLTQPEPVRAPMAAVFANHLLLAEYIHRSANDFAVVCAEVDVAGQETTLERARDRLDTVVERLYSLAAIQRLLQPPELEVMDLGNELGDLCHHHAQARFAEQGVFVQLRAANIELDSERGWALLMIVSELLTNAARHAFERPGGFVKVDLIRCGEELVCLVSDDGVGMGGHRPAAKPRMGTAIVQELARNAGIRMNAHHCSIGTMFEMRMPLLPN; encoded by the coding sequence ATGCATCTCAACCTCACGCAACCTGAGCCCGTTCGCGCACCGATGGCCGCCGTCTTCGCGAACCACCTTCTGCTTGCCGAATACATCCATCGCTCGGCGAACGACTTCGCGGTCGTATGCGCCGAAGTCGATGTCGCCGGACAGGAGACGACGCTCGAGCGCGCCCGCGACCGGCTCGATACCGTCGTGGAGCGCCTGTACTCGCTCGCTGCCATCCAGCGTCTGCTGCAGCCGCCCGAACTGGAGGTCATGGACCTCGGCAACGAACTGGGCGATCTTTGCCACCACCACGCACAGGCCCGTTTCGCCGAGCAGGGTGTGTTCGTCCAGCTCCGGGCTGCGAACATCGAACTCGATTCCGAACGGGGATGGGCGCTGCTCATGATCGTGTCGGAACTGCTCACGAACGCCGCGCGCCACGCTTTTGAAAGGCCCGGCGGATTCGTGAAGGTCGATCTCATCCGCTGCGGCGAGGAACTCGTCTGCCTCGTCAGCGACGACGGCGTCGGCATGGGCGGCCATCGGCCCGCCGCCAAGCCCCGCATGGGCACAGCCATCGTGCAGGAACTCGCCCGTAATGCCGGCATCCGGATGAACGCGCATCACTGTTCGATCGGCACGATGTTCGAGATGCGCATGCCACTTCTGCCAAACTGA
- a CDS encoding NADH:flavin oxidoreductase/NADH oxidase, with protein MSTPRLFQPIRIANLELANRIIIAPMCQYSAVDGCMTDWHLIHLGGLAMSGAAMLTIEATAVAPSGRISYADVGLYDDQTALAMGGVLETIRNVSEIPIAVQLSHAGRKASQEKPWLGGKHIGPDDDNGWQTYAPSAIPFNEGDHPPVAMSKDDLAHVREFFGQAAERAANIGISLVQVHCAHGYLLHQFLSPLSNQRDDEYGGSLENRMRFPLEVFDAVRAHFPSNRPVTVRLSATDWVDGGWDIEQSIVFAKALEERGCDGIHVSSGGLHPAQQIAVGPSYQVQFSAAIKAAVKMPVIAVGLIVSPEQAESILATGQADAVALARVMAYDPRWPWHAAAQLGATVPAPGQYMRCEPRWARNLFRLA; from the coding sequence ATGTCCACACCCAGGTTGTTCCAGCCCATCCGGATCGCGAACCTCGAACTGGCGAACCGGATCATCATCGCCCCGATGTGCCAGTACTCGGCGGTCGACGGCTGCATGACCGACTGGCATCTCATCCATCTGGGCGGGCTCGCGATGTCGGGCGCGGCGATGCTCACGATCGAGGCGACGGCGGTCGCGCCGTCCGGGCGGATATCCTATGCCGATGTCGGGTTGTACGATGACCAGACGGCGCTCGCGATGGGCGGCGTGCTCGAAACCATCCGCAATGTCTCGGAGATACCGATCGCGGTCCAGCTCTCGCACGCCGGGCGCAAGGCGTCGCAGGAGAAGCCGTGGCTGGGCGGCAAGCACATCGGCCCTGACGATGACAACGGCTGGCAGACTTACGCCCCTTCCGCGATCCCGTTCAATGAGGGCGACCACCCGCCCGTCGCGATGAGCAAGGACGATCTGGCGCACGTCCGGGAATTCTTCGGGCAGGCTGCGGAGCGCGCGGCGAACATCGGGATCAGTCTGGTGCAGGTCCATTGCGCGCACGGCTACCTGCTGCACCAGTTCCTGTCGCCGCTGTCCAACCAGCGTGACGACGAGTACGGCGGTTCGCTGGAAAACCGCATGCGCTTCCCGCTTGAGGTGTTCGACGCAGTGCGCGCGCACTTTCCCTCCAACCGGCCGGTCACGGTGCGTCTGTCGGCGACGGACTGGGTGGACGGCGGCTGGGATATCGAGCAGTCGATCGTCTTCGCCAAGGCGCTGGAGGAGCGCGGTTGCGACGGGATACATGTATCGAGCGGCGGCCTCCACCCGGCCCAGCAGATCGCCGTGGGGCCAAGCTATCAGGTGCAGTTTTCCGCCGCGATCAAGGCGGCGGTGAAGATGCCCGTCATCGCCGTGGGCCTCATCGTCAGCCCCGAGCAAGCGGAGAGCATTCTCGCCACCGGTCAGGCGGATGCGGTGGCGCTGGCGCGGGTCATGGCCTATGATCCGCGCTGGCCGTGGCATGCCGCCGCGCAACTGGGCGCGACCGTTCCTGCCCCTGGCCAGTACATGCGGTGTGAGCCGCGCTGGGCCAGGAACCTGTTCAGGCTGGCCTGA
- a CDS encoding winged helix-turn-helix domain-containing protein — MGSLNDMKVVQAQPAGAALELSTGLTFRNIRSPAQSAVPDQRTAANDAAIDAGLPANTLTGNARSNSGSIRLGALEVHPRARTVAIDGGRVDLGGRAFDLLMVLIEAAGQIVSKEELLRRVWPTVTIIESNLKVQLSLLRRALGPERWRIKTVSGRGYLLITDDAEVAAPATGQVRAAPSHPFVIVVDVDPNTQNVLVSAISEVARQFDALLSSPDLSTPHLVSLG; from the coding sequence ATGGGCAGCTTGAACGATATGAAGGTTGTGCAGGCTCAGCCGGCAGGCGCCGCCCTGGAACTCTCGACCGGCCTGACTTTCCGTAACATCCGAAGCCCGGCTCAATCCGCGGTTCCAGATCAGAGGACTGCCGCAAACGATGCCGCTATCGATGCCGGCCTGCCAGCGAACACCCTGACGGGTAATGCCCGATCGAACAGCGGATCCATCCGTCTCGGCGCGCTCGAAGTCCATCCACGCGCGCGTACCGTCGCCATCGATGGCGGTCGGGTAGATCTGGGCGGCCGGGCATTCGATCTCCTGATGGTGCTGATCGAAGCCGCCGGTCAGATCGTCTCGAAGGAGGAACTGCTGCGCCGTGTTTGGCCCACCGTGACCATCATCGAAAGCAATCTCAAAGTGCAACTCAGCCTGCTGCGGCGCGCATTGGGGCCGGAACGCTGGCGCATAAAGACGGTCTCCGGGCGCGGTTACCTGCTCATCACGGATGACGCCGAAGTCGCCGCCCCTGCTACGGGCCAGGTCCGCGCCGCGCCATCTCATCCCTTCGTCATCGTTGTTGACGTGGATCCGAATACCCAGAACGTCCTGGTAAGCGCCATCTCCGAAGTAGCCCGGCAGTTCGACGCTCTACTGTCTTCTCCCGATCTTTCGACGCCGCATCTCGTGTCGCTCGGCTGA
- a CDS encoding sugar porter family MFS transporter, with translation MNALLIRGVAVGALAGLLFGFDTAVIAGTTEGIRQAYGLDAAGVGITVSSALWGTLAGALFSGAPGDRFGARNALVAIAVLYFVSAIGCLFAWSWGALIVFRVLAGLAVGASSVLAPVYIAEIAPAERRGMLVGAFQLNIVLGILVAYLSNALVTSLDLGVLDWHVKFGVTGIPALLLLAMMFTIPASPRWLAAKGRGEEARAVLAALGTTDPDAELAAYRRAEAVSAAPRLSWRRHRKPILLAFAIASFNQLSGINAILYYLNDIFGAAGFDTVSADRQAIVIGACNLIFTALALTVIDRFGRKTLLLVGAAGVTASLAGVAAVFLTGSHQDLLLWLLIGFIASFAFSQGAVIWVYISEIFPTDVRARGQSLGSSTHWFMDAIIATAFPLVAMHMRGLPFVFFAACMALQFVVVLVWFPETKRRSLESLETGL, from the coding sequence ATGAATGCTCTCCTGATCCGCGGCGTCGCCGTCGGCGCCCTTGCGGGCCTGCTGTTTGGCTTCGACACCGCCGTCATTGCCGGGACCACCGAAGGCATCCGTCAGGCTTATGGCCTCGATGCCGCAGGTGTCGGCATCACTGTTTCGAGCGCGCTGTGGGGCACGCTGGCAGGAGCGCTGTTCTCGGGCGCGCCGGGGGACCGGTTCGGTGCGCGCAATGCGCTGGTGGCGATTGCGGTGCTCTATTTCGTCTCGGCGATCGGCTGCCTGTTCGCGTGGAGTTGGGGTGCGCTGATCGTGTTCCGCGTGCTTGCGGGGCTTGCGGTGGGCGCCTCCTCGGTGCTGGCCCCGGTCTACATTGCCGAGATCGCTCCGGCCGAGCGTCGGGGCATGCTGGTGGGCGCGTTCCAGCTCAACATCGTACTGGGCATCCTCGTGGCCTATCTCAGCAACGCGCTGGTCACCTCGCTCGACCTCGGCGTGCTCGACTGGCACGTCAAGTTCGGCGTCACCGGTATCCCGGCGCTGCTGTTGCTGGCGATGATGTTCACCATCCCCGCAAGCCCGCGCTGGCTGGCGGCGAAGGGGCGGGGCGAGGAAGCGCGCGCAGTCCTGGCCGCGCTCGGCACCACGGACCCGGACGCCGAACTCGCTGCCTATCGCCGGGCGGAGGCCGTCAGCGCGGCCCCGCGCCTCAGCTGGAGGCGCCATCGCAAGCCGATCCTGCTCGCCTTCGCGATCGCCAGCTTCAACCAGCTCTCGGGTATCAACGCGATCCTCTACTACCTCAACGACATCTTCGGCGCGGCCGGGTTCGACACCGTTTCGGCCGACCGGCAGGCGATCGTGATCGGCGCGTGCAACCTGATCTTCACCGCGCTGGCGCTCACGGTGATCGACCGCTTCGGGCGCAAGACCCTGCTGTTGGTCGGCGCGGCGGGCGTCACCGCGTCGCTTGCGGGCGTCGCGGCGGTGTTCCTGACCGGCAGCCACCAGGATCTGCTGCTGTGGCTGCTGATCGGGTTCATCGCCTCCTTCGCGTTCAGCCAGGGCGCGGTGATCTGGGTCTACATCTCGGAAATCTTCCCGACCGACGTGCGCGCACGCGGGCAGAGCCTCGGTTCCTCGACCCACTGGTTCATGGACGCGATCATCGCGACGGCCTTTCCGCTGGTGGCGATGCACATGCGCGGCCTGCCCTTCGTGTTCTTCGCTGCCTGCATGGCGCTGCAGTTCGTGGTAGTGCTGGTCTGGTTCCCCGAAACCAAGCGCAGGTCGCTGGAATCGCTCGAAACCGGCCTGTGA
- a CDS encoding pyridoxamine 5'-phosphate oxidase family protein: protein MTAGFLDIAMTPGVRAAQAQMGTGYMWDGVEGSGPDCFTGAEMQFIAARDSFYMASVSETGWPYVQHRGGAPGFLKVLDERTLAFADYRGNRQYISLGNLSADGRVCLFLMDYPHRARLKIYARAEVIALDDDPDLRERVLDPGYRARPERIFRLTLAAFDWNCPQHITPRFTEAELASAMQPFRDRLAELEAENAGLRAKLKGRD from the coding sequence GTGACCGCAGGCTTTCTCGACATCGCGATGACGCCCGGCGTCCGCGCCGCGCAGGCGCAGATGGGCACCGGCTACATGTGGGACGGCGTCGAGGGCAGTGGGCCGGACTGCTTCACCGGTGCCGAAATGCAGTTCATTGCCGCACGCGACAGCTTCTACATGGCCAGCGTCTCGGAGACGGGATGGCCTTACGTCCAGCATCGTGGCGGCGCGCCGGGCTTCCTCAAGGTGCTGGACGAGCGGACGCTGGCCTTCGCGGACTATCGCGGCAACCGGCAGTACATCAGCCTCGGCAACCTTTCGGCGGACGGGCGGGTCTGCCTGTTCCTGATGGATTACCCACATCGCGCCCGGCTCAAGATCTATGCCCGCGCCGAGGTGATCGCGCTCGACGACGACCCGGACTTGCGCGAGCGGGTTCTCGATCCCGGCTACCGCGCAAGGCCGGAGCGCATCTTCCGCCTTACGCTGGCGGCGTTCGACTGGAACTGCCCGCAGCACATCACCCCGCGCTTCACCGAGGCCGAACTGGCCAGCGCCATGCAGCCCTTCCGGGACCGGCTGGCCGAACTGGAGGCGGAGAATGCCGGGCTTCGCGCCAAGCTTAAGGGCAGGGACTGA
- a CDS encoding SDR family NAD(P)-dependent oxidoreductase translates to MRDFKDKFVVITGGATGIGFALAKQFAQKGAHLLIAGIDKGRLEQAQTELASGGTKVEIFECDVTRRPQVEALADFAWKTFGTVDVIVNNAGVGPIPASVIDAKAEDVESVFAVNLYGVWNGTAVFGRRFIDQGTPAAIYNVGSENSFFNAIPEGAGYVASKHSVLAMTVALREEVPDHIDVSLICPGLVLSELARETQEGMNTDVYAALVMEQLLAEEFYIVSHAFNFARISARWTEIEAAFKKYAPRYEGDDEFDVRTLGAKGGWYPGYPDFGPDIPV, encoded by the coding sequence ATGCGGGACTTCAAGGACAAGTTCGTGGTGATTACCGGCGGTGCCACAGGCATCGGCTTCGCGCTGGCGAAGCAGTTCGCGCAGAAGGGCGCGCATCTGCTTATCGCCGGGATCGACAAGGGGAGGCTGGAGCAGGCGCAGACCGAGCTCGCGTCCGGAGGAACCAAGGTCGAGATCTTCGAGTGCGACGTGACCAGGCGCCCACAGGTCGAGGCACTGGCCGACTTCGCGTGGAAGACCTTCGGCACCGTAGACGTCATCGTCAATAACGCCGGCGTCGGCCCTATTCCCGCCAGCGTGATCGACGCGAAGGCGGAGGACGTAGAGAGCGTCTTCGCGGTCAATCTCTATGGCGTTTGGAATGGTACTGCGGTCTTCGGGCGGCGCTTCATCGACCAGGGCACCCCAGCCGCGATCTACAACGTCGGCTCGGAGAACTCGTTCTTCAACGCCATTCCCGAAGGCGCGGGCTATGTCGCCAGCAAGCATTCGGTGCTGGCGATGACCGTGGCCCTGCGGGAGGAAGTGCCCGATCACATCGACGTATCGCTCATCTGTCCCGGGCTGGTGCTCTCGGAACTGGCACGCGAGACGCAGGAGGGCATGAATACCGACGTCTATGCCGCGCTCGTCATGGAGCAGCTTCTCGCGGAGGAGTTCTACATCGTCTCCCACGCCTTCAACTTCGCGCGGATCAGCGCGCGGTGGACGGAGATCGAAGCGGCGTTCAAGAAATATGCGCCGCGCTATGAGGGGGATGACGAGTTCGACGTGCGTACGCTCGGGGCCAAGGGCGGCTGGTATCCCGGCTATCCCGACTTCGGCCCGGACATTCCGGTCTAG
- a CDS encoding SRPBCC family protein, with translation MATASSSIDLDVPAQQVWDLIGGFDSLPDWLPYIPSSELSDGGRIRHLANPDGSSIVERLMAFDEKERSYTYHILEAPFPQKDYLATLRVRETDGGKSSRVEWFGEFTPVGVTDVEVSALFQGIYDDGLAALKAHYDAK, from the coding sequence ATGGCAACGGCATCCTCAAGCATCGACCTCGACGTTCCCGCGCAGCAGGTCTGGGATCTGATCGGCGGGTTCGACTCCCTTCCCGACTGGCTGCCCTATATCCCCAGTTCCGAGCTCAGCGACGGCGGGCGGATCAGGCACCTCGCCAACCCCGATGGCAGTTCCATCGTCGAGCGGCTGATGGCCTTCGACGAGAAGGAGCGCAGCTACACCTACCACATCCTCGAAGCCCCCTTCCCGCAGAAGGACTATCTTGCCACGCTGCGCGTGCGCGAAACCGACGGCGGCAAGAGTTCGCGCGTGGAATGGTTCGGTGAGTTCACGCCGGTCGGCGTCACCGATGTGGAAGTCTCGGCACTGTTCCAGGGCATCTACGACGATGGCCTTGCCGCACTCAAGGCGCACTACGACGCCAAATAG